The region AAAAATCCGCTCAAATCTGCGTTTTCGCTTTAGCGAATCCGTTTTATCTGTGTATTAATTAAAACTCCAAAAATTAAATTCCAAACTTGATTATTCAACGGATTGAAATCCGTTGCTACAAAATGATTCGTTCCTCCGGAACTAAATGTTTTACTAAAACAAAACAGCAAAAAAACCGTTTAAATCTGCGTTTTCGCTTTAGCGAATCCGTTTTATCTGTGTATTAATTAAAACTCCAAAAATTAAATTCCAAACTTGATTATTCAACGGATTGAAATCCGTTGCTACAAAATGATTCGTTCCTCCGGAACTAAATGTTTTACTAGAACAAAACAGCAAAAAATCCGTTTAAATCTGCGTTTTCGCTTTAGCGAATCCGTTTTATCTGCGTATTAATTAAAACGCCAAAAATTAAATTCCAAACTTGATTATTCAACGGATTGAAATCCGTTGCTACAAAATGATTCGTTCCTCCGGAACTAAATGTTTTGCTAAAACAAAACAGCAAAAAATCCGTTTAAATCTGCGTTTTCGCTTTAGCGAATCCGTTTTATCTGCATATTAATTAAAACTCCAAAAATTAAATTCCAAATTCCAAAAACTAAGACTCTAAAGTAGAACATATAAAAGTGTGTTAATCTGTAAAATGATTTCAACATTACATTAAAAAAATGTAAATTCGCACACTATGAAAATACAAGATATTCAAGCGATACAATTATTACTCGCAACCCCAAAGAAAATCGCCATAATACCGCATAGAGGTCCTGATGGAGACGCTATGGGCTCGACCTTAAGTTTATACCATTTTTTACTAAAAAACAATCATCAGCCAACAGTGATTGCTCCAAATGATTTCCCTAATTTTTTAGCTTGGTTACCAGGTTCTGAAACAGTGAAAATATTTGAAAAAGATACTGAAAACTGCACCAAAATATTAGAAGAAGCTGAGTTGATTTTTACTCTTGACTTTAATGCTTTTCATCGTACGGGCGAAATGGAACATACTTTAGCTAAGCTAACAGCTCCATTTGTCATGATTGATCATCATCAAAAGCCGGATGGTTATGCTGCTTATACGTATTCTGATACTTCATTTGGGTCAACTTGCGAAATGGTTTATAATTTCATTTCGTTTTTAGGTAAAAAAGGAGATTTAGACAAAACAATTGCAACGTGTATTTATACAGGAATTTTAACCGATTCAGGCTCATTTCGCTTTCCGGGGACAACAGGGGACACGCACCGAATCATTGCTGAATTAATTGATTTAGGGGTTGAAAACACGCAAATTCCAGTTTTATTGTTTGACAATAGTTCGTACAACCGTTTACAATTGTTGGGGCGCGCTTTACAAAATATGAAAGTTTTTGAGGAGCATAAAACATCTTATACTTCGCTTACTCAGGACGAACTGGA is a window of uncultured Flavobacterium sp. DNA encoding:
- a CDS encoding bifunctional oligoribonuclease/PAP phosphatase NrnA, with amino-acid sequence MKIQDIQAIQLLLATPKKIAIIPHRGPDGDAMGSTLSLYHFLLKNNHQPTVIAPNDFPNFLAWLPGSETVKIFEKDTENCTKILEEAELIFTLDFNAFHRTGEMEHTLAKLTAPFVMIDHHQKPDGYAAYTYSDTSFGSTCEMVYNFISFLGKKGDLDKTIATCIYTGILTDSGSFRFPGTTGDTHRIIAELIDLGVENTQIPVLLFDNSSYNRLQLLGRALQNMKVFEEHKTSYTSLTQDELDSFNYVKGDTEGIVNYGLSIKDILFTAIFIENKDEKIIKISFRSQGGFDVNQFARDHFNGGGHSNAAGGRSDVSMEETLAKFEDLVTKLTI